In the Malus domestica chromosome 16, GDT2T_hap1 genome, one interval contains:
- the LOC103451003 gene encoding uncharacterized protein, with translation MPTLNLFTDVPVDGVVASDILKDATKAVSKIIGKPESVKSLSLSLSSLSCILFVLAVGMHIKRSMTYVMILLNGTPSIAFASTEEPAVYGELISIGGIGPGVNGKLSSTIAEVLETKLSIDSSRLYVKFYDVEQRSFFGFNGSTF, from the exons ATGCCGACATTGAATCTGTTTACGGACGTGCCGGTGGACGGAGTGGTGGCCTCTGACATCCTCAAGGACGCCACCAAAGCCGTTTCTAAAATCATTGGCAAACCCGAGTCCGtgaagtctctctctctctctctctcttcgctgTCGTGTATCCTTTTTGTTCTTGCTGTTGGCATGCACATTAAGCGTTCAATGACA TATGTGATGATTTTGCTCAACGGGACTCCGTCGATTGCATTTGCCAGTACAGAAGAGCCAGCTGTGTATGGAGAACTGATCTCCATTGGGGGCATTGGACCGGGTGTTAACGGCAAACTGAGTTCAACCATTGCAGAAGTTCTGGAAACTAAGCTCTCCATTGATAGCTCCCGCTTGTATGTCAAATTTTACGACGTTGAG CAACGGTCCTTCTTCGGGTTCAACGGCTCAACATTTTGA
- the LOC103451016 gene encoding RNA-binding KH domain-containing protein PEPPER, translating to MTTAQPTKNGFVNAAEADAQPLTSETTPAPITVPESDPTTDNNPDQNPEPESGPNSDTGAATTPTNVGNDSTSIADNRWPGWPGDCVFRLIVPVLKVGSIIGRKGELIKKMCEETRARIRVLDGAVGNPDRIVLISAREEPEVPLSPAMDAVIRIFKRVSGLTESEGSGAAGVAFCSIRLLVASTQAINLIGKQGSLIKSIQESTGSSVRVLSGEEVPSYAAADERIVELQGEALKVLKAVEAVVAHLRKFLVDHSVIPLFEKTHSTISQERQPDTTWADKSLLHTASQTGVSTNYPLSSKRESLFLERETQLESQLPSAGISLYGKDLSIYGKYPSIYGQDPSVYRQGSIYGQDPSLSSIRSSGIGRPGAPIVTQIAQTMQIPLSYAEDIIGVEGSNIAFIRRSSGAILTVQESRGLPDEITVEIKGTSSQVQMAQQLIQEVINSRKEPVTSNYGVMDTGLRSSYSQLGAPSYPSSSLPSQPYGGNYGSSGPGGGYSMFRL from the exons ATGACCACCGCACAACCCACCAAGAACGGCTTCGTCAACGCTGCGGAAGCTGACGCCCAGCCACTCACATCCGAAACCACCCCCGCCCCAATTACAGTGCCCGAGTCCGACCCAACAACAGATAACAATCCGGACCAAAATCCCGAACCCGAATCTGGTCCCAATTCGGACACCGGGGCTGCCACTACCCCAACGAACGTCGGCAACGATTCCACCTCCATAGCTGATAATCGATGGCCGGGTTGGCCCGGGGACTGCGTGTTTCGGCTAATTGTGCCGGTTCTGAAGGTCGGTAGCATTATTGGCCGCAAAGGCGAGCTCATTAAGAAGATGTGCGAGGAGACCCGAGCTCGCATTCGGGTCCTGGACGGCGCTGTTGGAAATCCTGATCGCATC GTGCTGATCTCTGCAAGGGAAGAGCCAGAGGTACCTCTGTCACCTGCAATGGATGCTGTAATAAGAATATTCAAACGTGTCTCTGGATTAACTGAGAGTGAGGGGTCTGGTGCTGCTGGAGTTGCATTCTGTTCCATCCGGTTGTTGGTAGCATCTACCCAAGCAATTAATTTAATTGGAAAACAAGGATCATTAATCAAATCTATACAAGAGAGTACCGGATCTTCTGTGCGAGTATTGTCCGGAG AGGAGGTTCCGTCCTATGCTGCTGCAGATGAGAGGATTGTTGAATTGCAGGGAGAAGCTTTAAAGGTTCTCAAAGCTGTAGAAGCGGTAGTGGCTCACCTGAGGAAGTTTTTGGTTGATCATAGTGTTATTCCGCTTTTTGAGAAGACA CATTCGACAATCTCACAAGAGCGCCAACCAGATACTACCTGGGCTGACAAGTCGTTGCTGCATACTGCTTCTCAAACTGGAGTGAGCACTAATTACCCTCTCTCatcaaagagggagtctttgttTCTTGAACGTGAAACTCAATTGGAATCACAACTCCCTTCTGCTGGAATTTCACTTTATGGAAAAGATCTTTCTATTTATGGAAAATATCCTTCTATTTATGGACAAGACCCTTCTGTTTACAGGCAAGGGTCTATTTATGGACAAgatccttctctttcttctatcCGTTCTTCGGGAATTGGTCGTCCCGGTGCTCCTATTGTTACTCAG ATTGCACAAACAATGCAAATTCCTCTATCTTATGCGGAGGACATTATCGGGGTTGAAGGGTCAAATATTGCATTCATTCGTCGCAGTAGCGGAGCCATCTTAACTGTGCAAGAGAGTAGGGGACTACCTGATGAAATTACTGTAGAAATAAAAGGCACCTCATCACAGGTTCAGATGGCTCAACAACTGATTCAG GAGGTTATAAACAGTCGCAAGGAACCAGTTACAAGTAACTATGGCGTGATGGATACTGGATTGAGGTCATCCTACTCTCAGTTAGGTGCTCCATCCTACCCATCATCGTCACTACCCTCACAACCCTACGGCGGCAATTATGGATCGTCTGGTCCAGGAGGAGGCTACAGCATGTTTAGGCTCTGA